A genomic segment from Montipora foliosa isolate CH-2021 chromosome 9, ASM3666993v2, whole genome shotgun sequence encodes:
- the LOC137970971 gene encoding disintegrin and metalloproteinase domain-containing protein 12-like, producing MFLCPVWMLRLLVLTFNTYCFGNGNHALNFKVSAGAKSTLTNLDPTDFQVIIPRLKYIAEENRSKNKRNFHDFSKHKYGIADFKAELTFTAFQQNFTLDLFQNHGLFAAKYEEKLDGLKKNVNECYFYGILRGKKKSTVSLSTCEGIEGLVNDGRISYYLKPLTEDSTGLHLFYKTKGVISDDHGTFKHNIRHDKRINALGMQRNALYSFTNRNNLRLRREISKDVLSKTKYVELVIINDVMQFEAHGKNLTKTNQRAKLIANIVDSIFKPLNVRLALVAIETWDVNEQLKPDDDADIYLGKLIKYRKKNLLGKHANDVTMLLTGAKLKESVRGKAQVMSICTKKSAGIIYDASANAAFTANTFAHELGHVFGMYHDDDLPQCVCNASKSQGCVMSESIGSEPATDFSNCSVKEFQEGLSRGLGSCLMNVPETLFGGPVCGDGILGQGEECDCGTAQECKDKGDNCCDHETCKLHAHAQCGDGACCEDCKFKTLGTLCRETLNECDIPETCTGSSGMCPENNYVQNGYPCAKNSAYCYFGECLSHDEQCQELWGNDAVSGPDKCYQYHNTRGDKFGHCRKTRKGKYRTCDFQNAKCGKLWCLSKNRRPVLGIKRDVMNSYWHLGDQVITCKGTSLELGVKAPEAAITLEGTKCGDGKVCLNRQCKSLDVLLKKVPGCPNNCSGHGLCTNLGKCFCFETWTGKSCDEKYTVVESTSRTIASITSLLFSSSKTQISTETPPTPTKTKGITAASVQSGRKIVYIIAGSFSFVGLIVIIAVSVRHYRRYNRQQTFGIQKKSKKTTILSRAEFRSI from the exons ATGTTTCTGTGCCCAGTATGGATGCTTCGTCTCTTGGTCCTCACGTTTAATACGTACTGCTTTGGAAACGGCAATCATGCCCTAAATTTTAAGGTGTCTGCTGGTGCAAAATCCACTTTAACAAATTTAGATCCAACAGATTTTCAAGTTATCATACCGCGGCTGAAGTATATCGCAGAAGAGAACAGATCGAAGAATAAAAGAAACTTCCACGATTTCAGTAAACACAAG TATGGAATTGCGGACTTTAAAGCAGAATTAACATTTACAGCTTTCCAGCAAAACTTCACGCTCGACTTGTTCCAAAACCACGGACTCTTTGCTGcgaaatatgaagaaaaactaGACGGTTTAAAGAAGAATGTCAACGAATGCTACTTTTATGGTATCCTCAGAGGAAAGAAAAAGTCAACAGTATCTTTAAGTACCTGTGAAGGAATTGAAGGCCTCGTAAATGACGGGCGCATATCCTACTACTTGAAACCGCTGACAGAAGATTCTACTGGGTTACACTTATTCTACAAGACCAAAGGTGTCATATCAGACGATCATGGGACATTTAAGCACAATATTAGACATGACAAGCGGATAAACGCACTAGGTATGCAGAGAAATGCTCTTTATAGTTTTACGAACAGAAACAATTTAAGACTTCGCAGAGAAATCAGCAAAGATGTCTTAAGCAAAACCAAGTATGTTGAACTTGTTATTATAAACGACGTCATGCAATTTGAAGCTCACGGAAAAAATCTTACAAAAACGAATCAGAGAGCAAAGCTAATTGCAAACATCGTGGACAGTATTTTTAAGCCGCTAAATGTACGTTTGGCATTGGTTGCCATAGAAACTTGGGACGTGAATGAACAGTTAAAGCCGGATGACGATGCTGatatttatttagggaagttaataaaatacagaaaaaaaaatcttcttgGAAAACATGCCAATGATGTGACGATGCTTTTGACAGGAGCTAAGCTGAAAGAATCGGTACGAGGAAAAGCGCAAGTAATGTCAATCTGTACCAAAAAATCAGCGGGAATCATCTACGACGCAAGCGCAAATGCTGCGTTTACCGCCAACACATTTGCTCACGAGCTGGGTCACGTGTTCGGTATGTACCACGACGACGACTTGCCCCAGTGCGTGTGCAACGCGAGTAAATCGCAAGGATGCGTTATGAGCGAGTCAATCGGGAGCGAGCCAGCCACTGATTTTAGCAACTGCAGTGTTAAAGAATTCCAGGAAGGATTGTCAAGGGGGTTGGGCTCCTGTCTAATGAACGTCCCGGAGACCTTGTTTGGAGGCCCGGTTTGCGGGGACGGGATTCTCGGACAGGGTGAAGAATGTGATTGTGGGACTGCACAAGAATGTAAGGACAAGGGAGACAACTGCTGCGATCACGAGACGTGCAAGCTACATGCGCACGCGCAGTGCGGCGATGGAGCATGCTGTGAGGACTGTAAATTTAAAACGCTAGGGACTCTTTGCAGAGAGACCTTGAACGAATGCGACATTCCTGAGACTTGTACGGGATCTTCCGGGATGTGTCCCGAGAATAACTACGTCCAAAATGGTTATCCCTGCGCGAAGAACTCGGCGTACTGTTATTTTGGTGAATGCCTGAGCCATGATGAACAGTGTCAGGAACTTTGGGGTAACGATGCTGTGTCTGGTCCTGATAAATGTTACCAGTATCATAATACACGAGGTGACAAATTTGGCCACTGCCGAAagacaagaaaaggaaaataccgAACTTGTGATTTCCAGAACGCGAAATGCGGCAAGTTATGGTGCTTATCTAAAAACCGACGACCTGTTTTAGGGATAAAACGTGACGTGATGAATTCGTATTGGCATCTTGGTGATCAGGTGATTACTTGTAAGGGCACTAGTTTAGAACTGGGCGTGAAAGCTCCCGAGGCAGCGATCACTCTCGAAGGAACAAAGTGCGGGGACGGAAAGGTGTGCTTGAACAGACAATGTAAGTCCCTTGATGTGCTGCTAAAAAAGGTGCCAGGGTGTCCCAACAACTGTTCTGGTCACGGATTGTGTACCAATTTGggcaaatgtttttgttttgagacTTGGACAGGAAAATCCTGCGACGAAAAGTACACAGTTGTCGAATCGACATCTAGAACGATAGCGTCGATCACATCACTGCTTTTTAGTTCGTCAAAGACGCAAATCTCTACGGAAACTCCACCAACGCCCACAAAAACTAAGGGAATTACAGCGGCTTCCGTACAATCCGGGAGAAAAATAGTCTATATCATCGCCGGTTCTTTTAGTTTTGTCGGTTTGATTGTCATTATAGCAGTGTCAGTTCGTCATTACAGGCGATATAATCGACAGCAGACATTTGGGATACAGAAAAAGAGTAAGAAAACAACAATTTTATCAAGAGCAGAGTTTAGaagtatttga